Proteins from a genomic interval of Cheilinus undulatus linkage group 15, ASM1832078v1, whole genome shotgun sequence:
- the LOC121522968 gene encoding probable ribonuclease ZC3H12C, producing MGVKDHLEDGTGHILSLGLDLDYLHVEGTERQAGLSTVTVPGNIGISQVRPHGPGNSTGSTSFSTHSSCSSSSSCSNFSEECAVSDSDDDRLQNGSGSESQRQVHLPHKESLPVSQVVRLDLAPNKSCEHPAQPDTSPTDPSTDYRNKVEFALKLGYAEELVLLVLKKLGPDALINDVLGELVKLGTKTEMEQQGGSTVSQFSSSSVALAHSSSSPNSSLDSCGQLYQSPLLEDRENFRPVVVDGSNVAMSHGNKEVFSCQGIQLAVDWFLERGHRDITVFVPAWRKEQSRPDALIKDQEILRRLEKDKVLVFTPSRRVQGRRVVCYDDRFIVKLAYESDGIIVSNDNYRDLANEKPEWKKFIDERLLMYSFVNDKFMPPDDPLGRHGPSLENFLRKRPIIPEHRKQPCPYGKKCTYGHKCKFYHPERGSQPLRAVADELRASAKISSVASRGLLEDSLMVKSQSSGQTERMAEAEPSQETPKRQPNPSPRFSFNDLLEDRLRVQSKAEGRRGSNSSSSSSCSSSFLGHPAPGGPPLSGGLDQWEHSRASGGANSGFARASRPSSAETYHRCESPDLGYSSLMKSYSSLSLVVPPSPDCFFPADLRATSLTSDCSSEGSVSSDSFSPDPSLDECPKCHHHHHHPHHHHHCPGTYAHPVSRVPPGFGHHVPRRFQVPQAPQRQHGFGLEDPQISVTSHTSPHPTAYIPTQPPHHLLSSFPREFPIRPPQTPTAHSNSQNSPLRCNIMRSLWQEGGLQDSPVYKGSPIHSRISHPGQNQQPQHQLNWGLHYQQSPKPGFDQFPFKCLPEVTEKDWHSPWGRQVHSSPNGLSASSFQPLPPLSLPSITAHKSPPHSVPQHQEPPALGRYQDLRERMFVNLCRIFPADLVRMVMARNPHVMDAQELAAAILIEKSCHGS from the exons ATGGGCGTGAAGGACCATCTGGAGGATGGGACAGGCCACATCCTCAGCCTGGGGCTGGATCTGGACTACCTCCATGTGGAAGGTACTGAGCGGCAGGCTGGCTTGAGCACTGTGACGGTTCCTGGTAATATAGGTATCTCACAGGTGAGACCTCACGGCCCCGGTAACAGCACTGGTAGCACTAGTTTTAGTACTCATtcaagctgcagcagcagtagtagttgcAGTAACTTCTCTGAGGAGTGTGCTGTCTCAGACAGTGATGATGATCGACTCCAGAATGGGTCTGGTTCTGAATCTCAAAGGCAAGTTCACCTTCCCCACAAAGAGTCCCTCCCAGTCTCTCAGGTGGTCAGGCTGGACCTGGCACCAAATAAGTCCTGTGAACACCCTGCACAGCCAGATACATCTCCCACTGATCCCTCTACAGACTACCGCAACAAGGTGGAATTTGCTCTCAAGCTAGGCTATGCCGAGGAGCTGGTGCTACTGGTGCTGAAGAAACTTGGCCCAGACGCACTGATCAACGATGTTCTGGGAGAGCTGGTCAAATTGGGAACCAAGACAGAGATGGAGCAACAAGGAGGATCAACTGTCTCCCAGTTTTCTTCTTCGTCGGTGGCTTTGGCCCACTCTTCATCATCCCCAAACTCCTCTCTGGACTCCTGTGGACAACTATATCAATCCCCTCTGCTTGAGGATAGAGAAAACTTTCGGCCTGTTGTGGTGGATGGGAGCAATGTAGCTATGAG TCATGGAAACAAGGAAGTCTTTTCCTGTCAAGGCATCCAGTTGGCTGTTGATTGGTTTTTGGAGCGAGGTCACCGTGACATCACTGTTTTTGTCCCAGCCTGGAGAAAAGAGCAGTCACGACCGGATGCGCTAATCAAAG ACCAAGAGATTCTACGGCGACTAGAGAAAGATAAGGTCCTGGTGTTCACTCCATCTCGCCGTGTTCAAGGTCGCCGTGTGGTTTGCTACGATGATCGCTTCATTGTCAAACTGGCCTATGAGTCAGATGGCATCATTGTTTCCAATGACAACTACCGTGACCTCGCCAATGAGAAACCAGAGTGGAAGAAATTCATCGACGAGCGTTTACTGATGTACTCCTTCGTAAATGACAA GTTCATGCCACCAGATGACCCACTGGGGCGCCACGGGCCAAGTTTGGAGAACTTCCTAAGAAAGAGGCCAATTATACCTGAACACAGGAAGCAGCCTTGCCCTTATG GAAAGAAGTGCACATATGGCCACAAGTGCAAGTTTTACCACCCTGAGAGGGGTAGCCAGCCCCTGCGGGCGGTGGCTGATGAGCTCCGTGCTAGTGCCAAAATTTCATCGGTAGCTTCCAGAGGCCTGCTGGAAGATTCCTTGATGGTGAAGAGCCAAAGTTCTGGTCAAACAGAGAGAATGGCTGAGGCTGAACCAAGTCAGGAAACTCCAAAGAGACAGCCAAACCCCAGTCCAAGGTTCTCCTTCAATGACCTCCTGGAAGACAGACTTAGAGTCCAGTCTAAAGCGGAAGGGCGACGAGgaagcaacagcagcagcagcagtagttgTAGCAGCAGCTTTCTGGGGCACCCTGCTCCAGGCGGACCCCCTTTATCAGGAGGTCTGGACCAGTGGGAGCACTCTAGGGCTAGTGGTGGAGCTAACTCTGGGTTTGCTAGAGCCTCAAGACCAAGTTCTGCCGAAACTTACCACAGATGTGAGTCTCCAGACCTGGGCTACAGCTCATTAATGAAGTCCTACTCTAGCCTCAGTCTTGTGGTACCGCCGAGTCCTGACTGCTTCTTCCCTGCAGATCTGCGGGCcacatcactgacatcagaCTGTAGCAGTGAAGGCAGCGTCAGCTCAGACTCATTCTCCCCTGACCCTTCCTTAGATGAATGCCCCAAGTgccaccatcaccaccaccaccctcaccaccaccatcacTGTCCTGGCACATATGCTCACCCTGTGAGCCGGGTTCCTCCTGGATTTGGCCATCATGTTCCTCGCAGGTTTCAAGTTCCTCAAGCACCACAGCGACAACATGGATTTGGCTTGGAGGACCCGCAAATTTCAGTTACCTCTCATACATCTCCACACCCCACTGCCTACATTCCTACCCAACCTCCACATCACCTACTGAGCAGCTTCCCAAGGGAATTCCCAATTCGTCCACCCCAAACACCCACTGCTCACTCCAATTCTCAGAACTCCCCACTTAGATGCAACATTATGCGCTCCCTTTGGCAGGAAGGTGGACTCCAGGACTCCCCAGTGTACAAAGGGTCACCTATTCATTCCAGAATAAGCCACCCAGGACAAAaccaacaaccacaacaccagCTGAACTGGGGTCTCCATTATCAACAGTCCCCTAAGCCTGGCTTTGATCAGTTTCCCTTCAAGTGCCTCCCAGAAGTCACAGAAAAGGATTGGCACTCTCCTTGGGGAAGACAAGTTCATTCATCACCCAATGGCCTTTCAGCATCAAGTTTCCAACCACTCCCACCTCTGTCACTACCATCCATCACAGCCCACAAAAGCCCCCCTCACTCAGTACCCCAACACCAGGAGCCCCCTGCCTTGGGTCGATACCAGGACCTAAGGGAGAGGATGTTTGTGAACTTGTGCCGAATCTTTCCTGCAGATTTGGTGAGGATGGTGATGGCCAGA